A window from Pseudomonas sp. MRSN 12121 encodes these proteins:
- a CDS encoding phage late control D family protein, whose translation MDAMTPKQVPEARFVLTYQQRNITRNISEHLLSLTYQDFLSGLADSLDVELEDAEGKWRDTWYPGKGDSLALSIGWEGQPLRTVGRFEIDGVELRGPPFTVTIRALGTGINSPLRTPEHKAYENTTLDAVAKQIAIRQGLELIGSIEPIKLDRLTQQESDLVFLRNLAGEYDYAFKVTGKRMVFHAISELVKGVPVASLVLGDLSNINLRDQIREVPKAVEVKHKEPATKKLISYTINNKGETVAVPSSSSKATTSGDTKKKRKRSASAEEAKAKAKAELAKANRERTTGAWTAMGRPNLVSGNIVTLAAAGMLGGNYLITSARHEMTRSGGYIVDLESCRVSAPSISMTQDSTKPDLALSTYGIQQEVVA comes from the coding sequence ATGGATGCGATGACTCCCAAGCAGGTGCCCGAGGCTCGCTTCGTCCTGACCTACCAGCAGCGCAATATCACCCGCAACATCAGCGAACACCTCTTGTCACTGACCTACCAGGACTTCTTGTCAGGCCTGGCCGATAGCCTGGATGTCGAGCTGGAGGACGCCGAAGGCAAATGGCGCGATACCTGGTATCCAGGAAAGGGCGATAGCCTGGCGCTGTCCATTGGCTGGGAGGGGCAGCCGCTGCGCACGGTGGGCCGGTTTGAGATCGATGGGGTCGAACTGCGAGGCCCACCGTTCACGGTCACGATTCGCGCCCTGGGCACCGGCATCAATAGCCCGTTGCGCACGCCTGAACACAAGGCCTATGAAAACACGACCCTGGACGCGGTAGCCAAGCAGATCGCCATCCGCCAGGGGCTGGAGCTGATCGGCAGTATCGAACCGATCAAGCTCGACCGGCTGACACAACAGGAGTCGGACCTGGTGTTCCTGCGCAACCTGGCGGGCGAGTACGACTATGCGTTCAAGGTGACCGGCAAGCGCATGGTGTTCCATGCCATCAGCGAACTGGTCAAGGGCGTGCCGGTGGCGTCCCTGGTACTGGGAGACCTGAGCAACATCAATCTTCGCGATCAGATCCGGGAAGTACCGAAAGCCGTTGAGGTCAAGCACAAGGAGCCGGCGACCAAAAAGCTGATCTCGTACACCATCAACAATAAAGGTGAAACAGTCGCAGTGCCGAGCAGCTCCAGTAAAGCCACGACCAGCGGCGACACCAAGAAGAAGCGCAAGCGCAGTGCCTCGGCCGAAGAGGCCAAGGCGAAAGCCAAGGCCGAGCTGGCCAAGGCCAACCGGGAGCGCACAACAGGCGCCTGGACCGCCATGGGCCGACCCAACCTCGTCAGTGGCAACATCGTGACGCTGGCAGCTGCTGGCATGCTCGGTGGCAACTACCTGATCACGTCAGCCCGACATGAAATGACCCGCAGTGGCGGCTACATCGTCGATCTGGAGTCTTGCCGCGTCTCGGCGCCCTCGATCTCGATGACCCAGGACAGCACCAAGCCTGACCTGGCGCTGTCGACCTACGGTATTCAACAAGAGGTGGTCGCCTGA
- a CDS encoding tail protein X, whose amino-acid sequence MFLTHVTTEGERWDQLAWRYYGDAHRYLPIVQANMHVPITGALPAGLTLAIPVLEPMATTEDLPPWMR is encoded by the coding sequence ATGTTTCTGACCCATGTCACGACCGAGGGTGAACGCTGGGACCAGTTGGCCTGGCGATACTATGGGGACGCTCATCGGTATTTGCCGATCGTTCAGGCCAACATGCATGTGCCGATCACTGGGGCGCTGCCGGCCGGGTTGACCCTGGCCATTCCGGTCCTTGAACCCATGGCCACTACTGAGGATCTGCCGCCATGGATGCGATGA
- a CDS encoding phage tail protein, with protein sequence MFAILGEIEFTVAGGISGMEQSGSADWAEHARIQGKPLLEWIGEGLDECNLTIELHPVLGDPEARLRALRQAKTKHEPLAFVMGSGEYHGAYVITNIGNAIRRATATGQIQSATVQLNLKEYTGAFTRKVTRSGLLDTALSGTSAAAAGSPGLISRLMPAPSTVQAVIGHAKTAGNMLKAGQNLYETVKSGNASMILGQVPQLLGVTARAIEPLQGLTAAAGLLDDGADLSRLGEDVLSSVTGARSALDPVDLGNIVDRFTASRQSLAQALTTMDGASTRLAGLAAQVLTRKA encoded by the coding sequence ATGTTTGCCATCCTGGGCGAGATCGAATTCACCGTTGCCGGTGGCATCAGCGGCATGGAGCAAAGCGGATCGGCCGATTGGGCCGAGCATGCGCGTATCCAAGGCAAGCCGTTGCTGGAGTGGATCGGCGAAGGGCTGGACGAATGCAACCTGACCATTGAGCTGCATCCTGTCCTGGGCGATCCCGAGGCGCGCTTGCGGGCATTGCGCCAGGCCAAGACCAAGCACGAGCCCCTGGCGTTCGTGATGGGGTCCGGCGAGTACCATGGCGCCTATGTCATAACCAACATCGGCAACGCCATCCGCCGTGCAACGGCAACGGGCCAGATCCAGTCTGCAACAGTTCAGCTGAACCTGAAGGAGTACACCGGGGCCTTCACCCGCAAGGTGACTCGCTCCGGGCTGCTCGATACGGCGTTGAGCGGTACGTCAGCTGCTGCAGCTGGATCGCCCGGACTTATCTCACGACTGATGCCAGCCCCCAGCACAGTGCAAGCGGTGATCGGCCATGCCAAGACAGCCGGCAACATGCTGAAGGCTGGCCAGAACCTGTACGAGACGGTCAAGAGCGGCAACGCCTCGATGATCCTTGGCCAGGTTCCGCAATTGCTGGGCGTCACTGCCAGGGCCATCGAGCCGTTACAGGGTCTGACTGCAGCCGCGGGCCTGCTTGATGACGGCGCCGATTTGTCGCGCCTCGGTGAAGACGTGCTGAGCAGTGTCACGGGCGCTCGCTCCGCGCTCGATCCGGTTGACCTGGGCAACATCGTTGACCGGTTCACTGCGTCCCGTCAGTCACTGGCCCAGGCACTGACCACCATGGACGGCGCCAGTACCCGCTTGGCGGGCTTGGCGGCGCAAGTTCTGACGAGGAAGGCCTGA